One Phocaeicola dorei genomic region harbors:
- a CDS encoding DUF4468 domain-containing protein, whose protein sequence is MKKILFLMLLCLPFIAMAQTDPKYLAGAITLDDGKVSFKTEIQAPSLTKDQLYETMLKWATERFKPEGKFNARVLYTNEDEGTIAAGGEEYLVFSSSALSLDRTRIYYQMFITCGNGKCDIEMTRIRYWYDEARDGGEKYSAEEWIVDDMALNKSKTKLAPICGKFRRETIDLKDTLFKSIQDTLGNKVLNNSQIAVAPTSGVTATPISNTTTIITATPVTPPAQPAIIGGSEGNTEIKVANNVTPSKEQSIDDQIKASSRMTITAGNDEQFEIGKECWGGFGQLFGKEVAFCIIDQSKSMGNMLMDQSDNYKISFYKQGSSEPWLIVNCKKLMKQTVTGEEAKKMNPSNNGQKAYNMYVGEVIK, encoded by the coding sequence ATGAAGAAAATTCTTTTTTTAATGCTCTTATGCCTGCCATTCATCGCTATGGCACAGACAGATCCCAAATATCTGGCGGGAGCAATAACTTTGGATGACGGTAAAGTTTCTTTCAAAACAGAAATACAGGCACCGTCTTTAACGAAAGACCAGCTATATGAGACAATGCTGAAATGGGCTACAGAACGTTTCAAGCCCGAAGGCAAGTTCAATGCACGTGTTCTTTACACCAATGAAGATGAAGGAACCATTGCAGCAGGTGGCGAAGAATATCTGGTATTCTCATCCTCTGCATTGTCATTGGACAGAACCAGAATTTATTATCAGATGTTTATCACCTGCGGAAACGGAAAATGTGATATCGAAATGACCCGTATCCGCTATTGGTATGATGAAGCTCGTGACGGAGGAGAAAAATACAGCGCAGAGGAATGGATTGTAGACGATATGGCTTTAAACAAATCGAAAACCAAACTGGCTCCCATCTGCGGCAAATTCAGAAGAGAAACAATTGACTTGAAAGACACACTGTTCAAATCCATCCAAGATACATTGGGCAACAAAGTCTTGAACAACTCACAAATTGCAGTTGCTCCTACTTCGGGTGTAACAGCCACTCCGATATCAAATACAACCACAATCATTACCGCCACTCCGGTAACTCCCCCTGCCCAACCGGCTATCATCGGTGGTTCTGAGGGTAATACCGAAATAAAAGTAGCCAATAATGTAACTCCTAGCAAAGAACAAAGCATAGATGACCAAATCAAGGCATCTTCACGTATGACAATTACTGCCGGAAACGATGAACAATTCGAAATTGGTAAAGAATGTTGGGGAGGTTTCGGTCAGTTATTCGGCAAAGAAGTAGCATTCTGCATAATTGACCAATCCAAATCAATGGGCAATATGCTAATGGATCAAAGCGATAATTATAAAATTTCGTTCTACAAGCAAGGTAGTAGTGAGCCGTGGTTGATAGTAAACTGTAAGAAACTGATGAAACAGACAGTTACCGGTGAGGAAGCAAAAAAGATGAACCCCAGTAACAACGGCCAGAAGGCATATAATATGTATGTAGGTGAAGTAATAAAATAA
- the rpiB gene encoding ribose 5-phosphate isomerase B codes for MKKVGLASDHAGFELKEFVKTWLTEKGYPCKDFGTYSTESCDYADYAHPLALAIEAGECGPGVAICGSGEGISMTLNKHQGIRAALCWIPEIAHLSRQHNDANVLVMPGRFIDHEMAEKILDEFFNSGFEGGRHQKRIEKIPVK; via the coding sequence ATGAAAAAAGTAGGACTGGCATCCGATCATGCAGGATTTGAACTGAAAGAGTTTGTAAAAACATGGTTGACTGAAAAAGGTTATCCATGCAAAGATTTCGGTACATACAGTACAGAAAGCTGTGACTATGCAGATTACGCCCATCCGCTTGCACTGGCTATAGAAGCCGGAGAATGCGGACCCGGAGTAGCTATTTGCGGAAGCGGTGAAGGGATCAGCATGACATTGAACAAACATCAGGGTATCCGTGCGGCACTATGCTGGATTCCCGAGATAGCCCATTTGTCACGTCAACACAATGATGCCAATGTTCTGGTAATGCCAGGACGATTCATAGACCATGAAATGGCTGAAAAAATATTAGATGAATTCTTTAACAGCGGCTTTGAAGGCGGACGTCACCAAAAACGCATTGAAAAGATACCTGTAAAGTAA
- a CDS encoding transketolase family protein yields MNEKKLMNRAADNIRILAASMVEKANSGHPGGAMGGADFVNVLFSEFLVYDPENPRWEGRDRFFLDPGHMSPMLYSTLALTGKFTMEELAQFRQWGSPTPGHPEVDIMRGIENTSGPLGQGHTFAVGAAIAAKFLKARLGNVMDQTIYAYISDGGIQEEISQGAGRLAGHLGLDNLIMFYDSNDIQLSTATDAVTSEDVAKKYEAWHWKVIIINGNDPDAIRTALTEAKAVTGQPTLIIGKTIMGKGARKADDSSYERNCATHGAPLGGDAYINTIKNLGGDPTNPFQIFPEVKELYAKRAEELKKIVAEKYAAKAEWTKANPELAAKLELWFSGKAPKVNWNAIEQKAGDATRSASAKVLGVLATEVENMIVSSADLSNSDKTDGFLKKTHAFTKDDFTGAFLQAGVSELTMACCCLGMALHGGVIAACATFFVFSDYMKPAVRMAALMELPVKFIWTHDAFRVGEDGPTHEPVEQEAQIRLMEKLKNHKGHNSMLVLRPADAEETTVAWKLAMENTSTPTALIFSRQNIANLPAGNDYSQAAKGAYIVAGSDENPDIILVASGSEVSTLEAGAELLRKDGIKIRIVSAPSEGLFRSQSKEYQNSVIPTEAKVFGLTAGLPVNLEGLVGANGKVFGLESFGFSAPYKVLDEKLGFTAQNVYNQVKEMLA; encoded by the coding sequence ATGAACGAAAAGAAACTTATGAACCGTGCAGCGGACAACATCCGTATTCTGGCTGCTTCGATGGTAGAGAAAGCTAATTCAGGACATCCGGGTGGAGCTATGGGTGGCGCTGATTTTGTGAATGTACTTTTCTCTGAGTTTTTAGTTTACGATCCTGAAAATCCGCGTTGGGAAGGACGTGACCGTTTCTTCCTTGATCCAGGCCACATGTCACCGATGTTATATTCCACTTTGGCACTGACCGGCAAGTTCACCATGGAAGAACTGGCACAGTTCCGTCAATGGGGAAGTCCGACTCCGGGACACCCTGAAGTGGACATCATGCGCGGTATTGAAAATACTTCCGGTCCGTTAGGACAAGGACACACTTTTGCAGTAGGTGCTGCTATCGCTGCCAAATTTCTGAAAGCCCGTCTGGGTAATGTCATGGACCAGACTATCTATGCCTATATATCCGATGGTGGCATTCAAGAAGAAATTTCTCAGGGTGCAGGACGTTTGGCAGGTCATTTGGGACTGGACAATCTGATCATGTTTTATGATTCAAACGACATCCAGCTGTCTACCGCTACCGATGCTGTTACCAGCGAAGATGTTGCCAAGAAATACGAAGCATGGCACTGGAAAGTAATTATTATCAATGGTAATGATCCCGATGCAATCCGCACAGCTCTGACAGAAGCGAAAGCCGTAACCGGTCAGCCCACATTAATTATCGGTAAGACCATTATGGGTAAAGGTGCACGCAAAGCGGATGATTCCAGTTATGAACGTAACTGTGCCACCCACGGTGCCCCTTTGGGAGGTGATGCTTACATCAATACAATCAAAAACTTAGGTGGCGATCCAACCAATCCTTTCCAAATCTTCCCTGAAGTAAAAGAGTTGTATGCCAAACGTGCAGAAGAACTGAAAAAAATTGTTGCAGAAAAATATGCAGCTAAAGCTGAATGGACTAAAGCTAATCCCGAACTGGCAGCTAAATTGGAACTGTGGTTCTCAGGCAAAGCTCCGAAAGTAAATTGGAATGCTATTGAACAAAAAGCCGGAGATGCTACACGCAGTGCTTCTGCCAAAGTTCTCGGTGTACTAGCTACAGAAGTAGAAAACATGATTGTTTCTTCGGCCGACCTGTCAAACTCAGACAAGACCGACGGTTTCTTGAAGAAAACACATGCATTCACTAAAGATGACTTCACCGGCGCGTTTCTGCAAGCAGGTGTTTCCGAATTAACCATGGCTTGCTGCTGCCTAGGTATGGCACTTCACGGAGGCGTGATTGCTGCATGTGCTACTTTCTTCGTATTCTCAGACTATATGAAACCCGCCGTACGTATGGCTGCCTTGATGGAACTTCCCGTCAAGTTCATCTGGACACACGACGCATTCCGTGTAGGTGAAGACGGTCCTACTCACGAACCGGTAGAACAAGAAGCACAAATCCGCCTGATGGAAAAACTGAAAAACCACAAAGGGCACAATTCTATGTTGGTACTCCGTCCGGCAGATGCGGAAGAGACCACTGTAGCGTGGAAATTGGCCATGGAAAATACCAGCACCCCCACCGCACTAATCTTCTCCCGCCAGAATATCGCGAATCTGCCTGCAGGAAACGACTACTCACAGGCTGCAAAAGGCGCTTATATTGTTGCAGGTTCCGACGAAAATCCGGATATAATCCTAGTCGCTTCAGGTTCCGAAGTTTCCACTTTGGAAGCAGGTGCAGAACTTCTCCGCAAGGATGGCATAAAAATACGTATCGTATCCGCTCCTTCTGAGGGATTGTTCCGCAGCCAAAGCAAGGAATACCAAAACAGTGTCATTCCCACAGAGGCTAAAGTATTCGGTCTGACTGCCGGTCTTCCTGTAAACCTTGAAGGTTTGGTAGGTGCCAACGGTAAAGTATTCGGTCTGGAATCATTCGGATTCTCCGCTCCTTACAAAGTATTGGATGAAAAGCTGGGCTTTACCGCACAGAACGTGTATAACCAAGTAAAAGAAATGCTGGCATGA
- a CDS encoding xylulokinase, producing the protein MKSDAKSTIEAGKAILGIEFGSTRIKAVLIDQENKPIAQGSHSWENQLVDGLWTYSVEAIWHGLQDCYADLRSNVKKLYDTEIETLAAIGVSAMMHGYMAFNKEEEILVPFRTWRNTNTGPAAAALSELFVYNIPLRWSISHLYQAILDNEEHVSDIDYLTTLAGFIHWQITGQKVLGIGDASGMLPIDPATKNYSAGMIAKFDKLVAPKGYPWKLTDILPKVLPAGENAGFLTPEGAKRLDVSGHLKAGIPVCPPEGDAGTGMVATNAVKQRTGNVSAGTSSFSMIVLEKELSKPYEMIDMVTTPDGSLVAMVHCNNCTSDLNAWINLFKEYQELLGIPVDMNELYGKLYNHALAGDADCGGLISYNYISGEPVTGLADGRPLFVRSANDKFSLANFMRTHLYASVGVLKIGNDILFNEEKIKVDRITGHGGLFKTKGVGQRILAAAINSPISVMETAGEGGAWGIALLGSYLVNNEKKQSLADFLEDKVFAGDAGIEISPTAEDVAGFNTYIENYKAGLPVEEAATQFKK; encoded by the coding sequence ATGAAATCAGATGCAAAATCAACCATCGAAGCAGGAAAAGCTATTCTAGGCATAGAATTCGGATCAACGCGAATCAAAGCTGTTTTGATTGACCAGGAAAACAAGCCCATTGCCCAAGGAAGCCATAGCTGGGAAAATCAATTGGTAGACGGACTGTGGACTTACAGTGTGGAAGCTATCTGGCATGGCCTGCAAGACTGCTATGCAGATCTCCGTTCCAACGTAAAAAAGCTATATGACACAGAAATAGAAACCTTGGCAGCAATCGGTGTCAGTGCCATGATGCATGGTTATATGGCATTCAATAAAGAAGAAGAAATCCTTGTACCTTTCCGTACATGGAGAAACACCAATACCGGTCCGGCAGCAGCCGCTTTATCTGAATTATTCGTATATAATATTCCTCTGAGATGGAGCATTTCTCATTTATACCAAGCTATTTTAGACAATGAAGAGCACGTAAGTGACATTGACTATCTGACCACCCTTGCAGGTTTCATTCATTGGCAAATTACAGGTCAAAAAGTTCTGGGCATAGGTGATGCATCAGGAATGCTTCCCATAGACCCGGCTACCAAGAATTATTCTGCCGGAATGATAGCCAAGTTCGACAAGTTGGTAGCTCCTAAAGGATACCCCTGGAAACTGACAGATATCCTGCCCAAAGTCTTACCCGCCGGCGAGAATGCAGGGTTCCTTACACCAGAAGGTGCCAAGAGGCTGGACGTGTCGGGCCATTTAAAAGCAGGTATACCTGTCTGTCCTCCGGAAGGAGATGCCGGAACTGGCATGGTAGCAACCAACGCTGTCAAGCAACGTACCGGGAATGTATCAGCAGGCACTTCCTCATTTTCCATGATTGTGTTGGAAAAAGAGTTGTCCAAGCCATACGAAATGATTGACATGGTCACCACTCCCGACGGAAGCCTTGTAGCTATGGTACATTGCAACAACTGCACCTCCGACCTCAATGCCTGGATCAATCTGTTTAAGGAATACCAAGAACTGCTGGGTATACCTGTAGATATGAATGAATTATATGGAAAACTTTACAATCATGCGCTCGCAGGTGATGCAGATTGCGGTGGTCTTATTTCATATAATTATATTTCAGGTGAACCCGTGACAGGACTTGCCGACGGAAGGCCATTGTTTGTACGTTCTGCAAATGACAAATTCAGCCTCGCCAACTTCATGCGTACCCATTTATACGCTTCAGTCGGAGTTCTTAAGATAGGTAATGACATTCTTTTCAATGAAGAGAAAATCAAAGTAGACAGAATCACAGGACACGGCGGATTATTCAAGACGAAAGGTGTAGGCCAGAGAATACTTGCAGCAGCTATAAACTCCCCTATTTCCGTAATGGAAACTGCCGGTGAAGGTGGCGCATGGGGAATCGCCCTGCTAGGTTCTTACCTTGTCAACAATGAAAAGAAACAATCCCTGGCAGATTTTCTGGAAGACAAAGTATTCGCCGGTGATGCCGGTATTGAAATATCGCCAACAGCCGAAGATGTAGCCGGATTCAACACATATATCGAAAACTATAAGGCAGGACTGCCTGTTGAAGAAGCAGCGACCCAATTTAAGAAGTGA
- the araA gene encoding L-arabinose isomerase, with the protein MEKAFDQYEVWFVTGAQLLYGGDAVVAVDAHSNEMVNGLNESGKLPVKVVYKGTANSSKEVEAVFKAANNDEKCIGVITWMHTFSPAKMWIHGLQQLKKPLLHLHTQFNKEIPWDTMDMDFMNLNQSAHGDREFGHICTRMRIRRKVVVGYWKDEDTQHKIAVWMRVCAGWADSQDMLIIRFGDQMNNVAVTDGDKVEAEQRMGYHVDYCPASELMEYHKNIKDTDVEALVATYFNEYDHDASLEDKSTEAYQKVWNAAKAELALRAILKAKGAKGFTTNFDDLGQTDGSYFDQIPGLASQRLMAEGYGFGAEGDWKSAALYRTVWVMNQGLSQGCSFLEDYTLNFDGANSAILQSHMLEVCPLIAASKPRLEVHFLGIGIRKSQTARLVFTSKVGSGCTATVVDLGNRFRLIVNDVECIEPKPLPKLPVASALWIPMPNFEVGAGAWILAGGTHHSCFSYDLTAEYWEDYAEIAGIEMIRIDKDTTISNFKKELRMNEVYYMLNKALC; encoded by the coding sequence ATGGAAAAAGCATTTGATCAGTATGAAGTATGGTTTGTAACAGGAGCACAGCTTCTGTACGGAGGTGACGCAGTTGTAGCAGTAGACGCTCACTCCAATGAAATGGTAAACGGATTGAACGAATCAGGGAAACTTCCTGTAAAAGTAGTATATAAAGGAACAGCCAATTCTTCTAAAGAAGTGGAAGCAGTGTTCAAAGCAGCCAACAACGATGAAAAATGTATCGGTGTCATCACTTGGATGCACACTTTCTCCCCTGCTAAAATGTGGATTCACGGTCTGCAGCAGTTAAAGAAACCACTGTTACATCTACACACTCAATTCAATAAGGAAATTCCTTGGGATACCATGGATATGGACTTCATGAATCTGAATCAATCCGCCCATGGTGACCGCGAATTCGGACATATCTGTACCCGTATGCGCATCCGCCGCAAAGTAGTGGTAGGTTACTGGAAAGACGAAGACACCCAGCACAAGATTGCCGTTTGGATGCGCGTTTGTGCAGGTTGGGCAGACTCTCAGGATATGCTGATCATCCGTTTCGGCGATCAGATGAATAATGTAGCTGTAACTGACGGTGATAAAGTGGAAGCAGAACAACGTATGGGGTACCACGTAGATTACTGTCCGGCAAGCGAACTGATGGAATACCATAAAAATATCAAGGATACAGATGTAGAAGCACTTGTAGCAACTTACTTTAACGAATACGACCACGATGCTTCATTAGAAGATAAATCAACCGAAGCTTATCAGAAAGTATGGAATGCTGCAAAAGCCGAATTAGCTCTTCGTGCCATCCTCAAAGCCAAAGGCGCTAAAGGATTCACTACTAATTTTGATGATTTGGGCCAAACAGACGGCAGCTACTTCGATCAGATTCCGGGACTGGCTTCCCAGCGTCTGATGGCTGAAGGCTACGGATTCGGTGCGGAAGGTGACTGGAAATCAGCAGCTCTCTACCGCACTGTATGGGTGATGAACCAAGGACTTTCCCAAGGTTGTTCTTTCTTGGAAGATTACACATTGAACTTCGATGGTGCAAACAGTGCTATCCTGCAATCACATATGCTGGAAGTTTGTCCTCTTATCGCCGCTTCCAAACCACGTCTGGAAGTACACTTCCTAGGTATAGGTATTCGCAAGAGCCAGACAGCCCGTCTTGTATTCACTTCAAAAGTAGGTTCAGGTTGTACCGCCACTGTAGTAGACTTGGGTAACCGTTTCCGTCTGATCGTGAACGACGTAGAATGCATCGAACCGAAACCGTTGCCCAAATTACCGGTTGCTTCCGCCCTGTGGATTCCGATGCCTAATTTCGAAGTAGGTGCAGGCGCATGGATCCTGGCAGGTGGAACACATCATTCTTGCTTCTCTTATGATCTGACAGCAGAATATTGGGAAGACTATGCTGAAATTGCAGGTATCGAAATGATCCGTATTGACAAAGATACTACCATCAGCAACTTCAAGAAAGAGCTTCGCATGAACGAAGTCTACTATATGCTGAACAAAGCACTTTGCTAA
- a CDS encoding L-ribulose-5-phosphate 4-epimerase yields MLEKLKEKVFRANLDLVKHGLVIFTWGNVSAIDRETGLVVIKPSGVSYDDMKAEDMVVVNLDGNVVEGSLRPSSDTPTHVVLYKAFPEIGGVVHTHSTYATAWAQAGMDIPNIGTTHADYFHDAIPCTADMTEEEVKGAYEQETGNVIVKRFKKLNPVHTPGVLVKNHGPFAWGKDANDAVHNAVVMEQVAQMASIAFAANPHLTMNSLLIEKHFSRKHGPNAYYGQK; encoded by the coding sequence ATGTTAGAAAAATTAAAAGAAAAAGTATTCCGTGCCAATCTGGATTTGGTGAAACACGGACTAGTTATTTTTACATGGGGAAATGTTTCTGCCATTGATCGTGAAACAGGCTTGGTAGTAATCAAACCCAGTGGTGTATCATACGATGATATGAAAGCTGAAGACATGGTTGTAGTAAATCTGGACGGCAACGTGGTAGAAGGTTCTCTTCGTCCGTCTTCAGATACTCCCACCCATGTAGTTCTATATAAAGCATTCCCCGAAATAGGTGGAGTGGTACATACCCACTCCACCTATGCCACCGCCTGGGCACAAGCCGGAATGGATATTCCCAATATCGGAACGACTCATGCCGATTATTTCCATGACGCCATTCCTTGTACCGCAGATATGACAGAAGAGGAAGTAAAAGGTGCCTATGAACAGGAAACAGGCAATGTGATTGTGAAACGTTTCAAGAAACTGAACCCTGTACATACTCCGGGAGTACTAGTAAAAAATCATGGTCCTTTTGCATGGGGAAAAGATGCCAATGATGCTGTGCATAATGCAGTAGTCATGGAACAGGTAGCCCAAATGGCAAGTATCGCTTTTGCCGCCAACCCTCATTTAACGATGAATTCTTTATTAATAGAAAAGCATTTCAGCCGCAAACACGGTCCCAATGCCTATTATGGACAGAAATAA
- a CDS encoding NUDIX hydrolase, with protein MTTYYNINPKFYVSVDCIIFGFDEGELKLLLLKRNFEPAMGKWSLMGGFVQEDESVDAAAKRVLAELTGLENVYMEQVGTFGDLERDPGERVISVAYYALVNVNEYDRELVQQHNAHWTKIDELPQLIFDHPIMISKARELMKHKASYNPIGFNLLPELFTLTQLQNLYEAIYGEPMDKRNFRKRVAEMDFIEKTDLIDKSGSRRGAYLYKFNDKAYRKDPKFKL; from the coding sequence ATGACCACCTATTATAACATAAATCCTAAATTCTATGTATCTGTAGACTGTATCATTTTCGGTTTTGACGAAGGAGAATTAAAACTGCTTCTACTAAAACGAAATTTTGAACCAGCTATGGGAAAATGGTCTTTGATGGGAGGATTCGTACAAGAAGACGAAAGTGTAGACGCTGCCGCCAAACGGGTATTGGCAGAACTGACCGGATTGGAAAATGTATATATGGAACAAGTAGGCACATTTGGCGACTTAGAGCGCGATCCAGGAGAACGAGTTATATCAGTAGCCTATTATGCTTTAGTCAATGTAAATGAATATGACAGGGAACTAGTGCAGCAGCACAATGCCCATTGGACAAAAATAGACGAACTGCCACAGCTCATTTTCGATCATCCGATCATGATTTCCAAAGCACGTGAACTAATGAAGCACAAAGCATCATACAATCCAATTGGTTTTAACCTGCTGCCCGAATTGTTTACCCTGACACAGTTGCAAAATCTATATGAAGCAATCTATGGCGAACCGATGGACAAGCGGAATTTCCGCAAGCGGGTAGCCGAAATGGATTTCATTGAAAAAACAGATTTGATAGACAAATCAGGTTCCCGACGAGGTGCTTATCTTTATAAATTTAATGATAAGGCCTACAGAAAGGATCCGAAATTTAAACTTTAA
- a CDS encoding sodium:solute symporter, whose product MNWNSHEFIWLDWTILAVGIVAVIWAVWRSVQKDKRSQQGASSEDYLFGKGEPWYIIGAAIFAANIGSEHLVGLAGTGAKSGVGMAHWEMQGWMILLLGWLFVPFYQLLNNKMGKIITMPDFLKYRYTPRTGSWLSIITLIAYILTKVSVTAYTGGIFLEFLLGLPFWYGAIGLIVLTGIFTVLSGMKGVMTLSAIQTPILIIGSFLVLFLGLSALGDGNIATGWTEMMDHARSAMNIGADGHAYGANHMFHWTEADPMYQDYPGFWVFIGASIIGFWYWCTDQHIVQRVLGQRKGEDNDVVMKRARRGTIAAGYFKILPVFMFLIPGMVAAALAAKGEFDMSNTDAAFAVMVKDVLPAGVKGIVTIGFICALVASLAAFFNSCATLFTEDFYKPMFKNKSEATYVMVGRIATVVVVILGMAWIPVMMSLGSLYDYLQGIQSLLAPAMVAVFALGIFSKKITPKAGETAMIVGFLIGMIRLLTNILTNTGKDVMTGWFWENTTWFWQTNWLIFEIWLLVFLLLLMVVVSCFTPAPTAKQVEAITFTGSYKELIRKSWNKWDVITSLGVVLLCALFYAYFW is encoded by the coding sequence ATGAATTGGAATTCACATGAATTCATCTGGCTGGACTGGACAATACTGGCAGTCGGCATTGTAGCTGTGATATGGGCGGTATGGCGCTCTGTACAAAAAGACAAACGCTCGCAACAAGGAGCAAGCAGTGAAGATTATCTATTTGGTAAAGGTGAGCCATGGTACATCATTGGTGCTGCTATCTTTGCAGCCAATATCGGTTCGGAACATCTGGTAGGTTTGGCAGGAACCGGTGCCAAATCCGGAGTAGGTATGGCACACTGGGAAATGCAAGGTTGGATGATTCTTCTTCTAGGATGGCTTTTTGTTCCATTCTACCAACTATTAAATAATAAAATGGGCAAAATCATTACCATGCCCGATTTCCTTAAATACCGTTATACCCCGCGTACCGGTTCATGGCTTTCTATCATCACATTGATAGCCTACATTCTTACTAAAGTTAGTGTAACCGCCTATACCGGAGGTATCTTTTTGGAGTTTTTACTTGGACTTCCTTTTTGGTATGGGGCAATCGGACTTATTGTCTTGACCGGCATCTTCACCGTACTGAGTGGAATGAAAGGAGTAATGACCCTCTCAGCTATTCAAACCCCTATTTTAATCATTGGTTCTTTCTTGGTTCTTTTCCTGGGACTGTCAGCCTTGGGAGACGGTAATATTGCTACAGGATGGACAGAAATGATGGATCATGCGCGTAGCGCCATGAATATAGGAGCAGACGGACACGCTTATGGTGCCAACCATATGTTTCACTGGACTGAAGCAGACCCGATGTATCAAGATTATCCTGGATTCTGGGTATTTATCGGAGCTTCTATCATCGGTTTCTGGTATTGGTGTACCGACCAGCATATCGTACAGCGTGTACTTGGACAACGTAAAGGCGAAGATAATGATGTAGTAATGAAGCGTGCCCGTAGAGGTACTATTGCAGCCGGTTATTTTAAAATCCTGCCTGTCTTCATGTTTCTTATTCCGGGGATGGTAGCTGCCGCCTTGGCTGCAAAAGGTGAATTTGATATGTCAAATACAGATGCAGCTTTTGCTGTAATGGTAAAGGATGTTCTGCCTGCCGGTGTAAAAGGTATTGTAACTATTGGATTCATCTGTGCATTGGTTGCTTCACTGGCTGCTTTCTTTAATTCATGTGCCACACTTTTTACAGAAGACTTTTACAAACCCATGTTTAAGAACAAAAGTGAAGCTACTTATGTTATGGTAGGACGTATCGCTACCGTAGTTGTAGTTATCCTCGGCATGGCATGGATTCCTGTAATGATGAGTCTCGGCAGCCTTTACGACTATCTGCAAGGTATACAGTCTCTCCTTGCACCTGCAATGGTAGCCGTATTTGCACTTGGTATATTCTCCAAGAAAATCACTCCGAAAGCCGGTGAAACTGCCATGATTGTCGGTTTCCTAATTGGTATGATCCGTTTGCTGACTAATATCCTCACCAACACCGGAAAAGATGTGATGACCGGCTGGTTTTGGGAAAATACAACTTGGTTTTGGCAGACAAACTGGCTTATTTTTGAAATATGGTTACTTGTATTCCTTTTGTTGTTAATGGTTGTTGTATCATGCTTCACTCCGGCTCCAACCGCCAAACAAGTGGAAGCCATCACCTTTACCGGCAGTTACAAGGAACTTATCAGAAAGAGCTGGAACAAATGGGATGTTATAACCTCTTTAGGTGTAGTTCTGCTTTGCGCACTATTCTATGCTTATTTCTGGTAA